The Nitrospirota bacterium DNA segment TATATGAATGCCATTGGTAATATAATCAATAGGCATTTCTTCTTTACTACTTTTATCTGGCCAGAGTATTGACCACATTGCCCGGGTAACCTCATTATGTTTTTTGCTTACACTATTATGAAATTTAGACATTTTAAGTGAAAATGTGGTCATATTGAATCCTGCAGACGGTTCTTTAGGATTTACACCAAGTTGGATAAATTCTTCACGGTCAATACCAATAAGCTTACAATAACTACCAAAATATTTATTAATAAGATGGAAAGGAAAAACATCATGTCCAGCAGGCACAGGAGTGTGAGTAGTAAAAATTGATGTACTACGCACATATTCTGCTGCCTCTTCAAAACTCATTCCTCCTTCTACTCTTTCTCTTATTCTTTCAAAAAGTGCAAATGCTGAATGTCCTTCATTGAGATGAAGGATTGAATGATGGATACCAAGGGTGTTTAAGACTGCAATACCTCCTATACCAAGAACCATCTCTTGTCGTAAACGCTGTTCAATATCTCCTGTGTAAAGATGATAGGCGATTGACCTATTCCATGGATCATTTTCCTTTATGTCAGTATCCATTAAGTAAAAGGGTACACGCCCTATCGTCACCTTCCATATAGTTATGTAAATAGGTGGTTCAATAAAAGGCACCTTTATTATCAACTGCTCTTCTTTTTTATTAAAAACCCTTTCGATGGGTGCTGCATCTCTATCAAGAAATTCGGGGATATCTTCCTGCCATCCATCAACCCTGATCTTCTGTCTTAGGTATCCTCCTGGATACATAAATCCGATTCCTACTACAGGAACTCCAAGGTCACTACATTCTTTCAAATAATCCCCTGCAAGAAATCCCAATCCGCCTGCATAGAAAGGCAATGAATGATGCAGACCATATTCTGCAGAAAAATATGCTATTGGCAGACATTTTGGAAAGGGCATATTTTCAGAAAACCAGCACTTACCGGATTTCAGATATTCATAAAATTGTCCGATTACCAAATCATAATGCCGGAGATATTCCCTGTCTTTTGCAGCAGTTTCTATTATTTCAGCGGGTAATTCTTTAAGCATTTTTACTGGATTATGTCCACTGTCTTTCCATGCTATCCTGTCCAGCATTTTAAAAAGCATCCTTGCCTCAGGATGCCAACTCCACCACAGGTTATAAGCAAGATCTGCAAGACCTTCTAAACGTTCTGGTAAATTTGAAAATCTAATTTTCGTCATGTAAATATTATCTTTATACCTATAAATATCTGGATAACATAAAGACATATTATCAAAATACCAGATGCTAAATGTAGAGTTCTCCATTTTGATTCACGGCTTTTAATTTTTTTGGAGAGGATTAATGTAATTATAATTGAAAGAGTAATCAAAAGTCCGATAAAGAAATGTAATGGATATACCATGATATGTCCTTCCGCTATATAAACGATTGTCATACCAGCAAGAAAGCCTATAACGCCTTCCACTGCAAAAATTGGCCCTGATTTTCTGTGCTTTCTAATTGTGTGTATATTAGGAGGATTTCCTTGTAGTCTTTCTTTTCTGATTCTTAAACCTATAATTGACTGATAGATAAAGGCAATAAAAACAAAAAAATTATAAGTACCATGAATATATCCTAAAAGATTTATTATAGGGCTGTATGAATGTATATCTGACATTTCCTTAGTCAATTATTGAATCAATGAAATCCAGTCATCAACAAAGCGTTTTAGTCCAATATCTGTTAATTCATGCCTTATTTCATAATGCTGCCATTTTTTCCCAAGATCAATTTTTTTATAATCTATTTTCTTCAGGTTTTCAACCTTATAGATATATTCATTATCAGGCACTTGAAGTCCCTTCCCATTCCATTCTATCAATACTTTGAAAGGAACAGTGACAATATCTGATGCAAGTTTTAGAGAGCATAATAAATGTTCATAATTCCTTACACTTGCGGTCAATACTTCAACATGTCCATCACCATTTTCATACATTTTTATTATGTTGGATATTAAATCCATTCCATTTTCACCCCTGTCATCGAGTCGTCCAACAAAAGGAGAAACAAAAACGTCGCCTTTTCTTGCACCTAAAGTAGCTACATATACAGCAGCAGCCTGTTCTTGTGTAAAACATAAAGTCATGTTTATACGTATCCCTTTTTTTACTGCAATTTCTGCTGCTTTGAGACCTTCAGGAATTATTGGGAGTTTGATATGAGCATTAGGAATCCAGGAAAACATCTCTTCTGCTTGTCCTATCATTTCTTCTGCTGTTGTTGTGTGATCAGCATAGACTTCAACTGAAATTGAACCATGTGGAATAAGATTTGACAGTTCTTTTACAACACTACGATAGAATTCCAGTATTTCAACTTTTTTAAATTTCTCACCTTTTTCCATACGTTGTCTGGCTATCGGATTTTTTGCAATCAGGGTAGGATTTGTCGTCTGTCCGTCGATAAAGCCCATATTTTGTAATATCTGCCTTGTTTCATCAGGGTCTCCTCCATCCAAAAATATCCTTGTCCTGAGGTTTTTTGGTTTCATATAATCTCCTTTATTTTTGCAATAATAGCACTCTTTGATATCTCTTCATAATCAAGAAGTTCAGCTGGTTTACCGCTTTTGGGCATCTTCTTTACAGATAGTGAATAAATAGGGACTGCAATATTACTTAGGGCAGATTGGACAGCTTCTCCAATACCTCCCTCAGCAAAATGGTCTTCAACAGTAATAATGGCCTTTGTTTTATTTGCGGCTTCTTTCAATGTTTTATTATCAATAGGCTTAATACTGTAAAGATCAATAATGCGAATATTAATTCCTTTCCGCTGAAGTTCATCATAGGCTTGCAATGCTTCAAAAATGGTTATCCCGGCAGCAACAACAGTAACAACGTCTTTATCACTAATCTTTAATATTTTACTTCCACCTATTGAGAATTCTTCGTCAAAACTATAAAGAATTGGAGTCTCTTTTCTCGTGGTTCTTATATAAACGATACCTTTATGTTTTGCTGCTTCTTCCACTAATTTTTCAGTAGAAATCGCATCTGACGGATAGACAACAGTACTGTTCAATATTGCCCTGAACATAGCAATATCCTCAAGCCCCATCTGTGAAGGGCCGTCTTCTCCAATGGAAACACCTGCATGGGAACCGCAAAATTTAATGTTTGCATTTGAATATTGACTCATCCTGATCTGGTCGAATGTTCTTGTAAAAAAAGCACCGAAGGTTGAGATAAAAGGTATCTTTCCCCTTCGTGAAAGACCAAGAGCTGTCCCTACCATATTTTGTTCTGCTATATAC contains these protein-coding regions:
- the glgP gene encoding alpha-glucan family phosphorylase — protein: MTKIRFSNLPERLEGLADLAYNLWWSWHPEARMLFKMLDRIAWKDSGHNPVKMLKELPAEIIETAAKDREYLRHYDLVIGQFYEYLKSGKCWFSENMPFPKCLPIAYFSAEYGLHHSLPFYAGGLGFLAGDYLKECSDLGVPVVGIGFMYPGGYLRQKIRVDGWQEDIPEFLDRDAAPIERVFNKKEEQLIIKVPFIEPPIYITIWKVTIGRVPFYLMDTDIKENDPWNRSIAYHLYTGDIEQRLRQEMVLGIGGIAVLNTLGIHHSILHLNEGHSAFALFERIRERVEGGMSFEEAAEYVRSTSIFTTHTPVPAGHDVFPFHLINKYFGSYCKLIGIDREEFIQLGVNPKEPSAGFNMTTFSLKMSKFHNSVSKKHNEVTRAMWSILWPDKSSKEEMPIDYITNGIHIPTWIEPKVQLLFNKYLGTDWLEKHDDPMIYHLVDKIPDKELWQVHYWLKIKLINFIREQTRRRWIENHANPINIIAGGTLLDPLTLTIGFARRFTNYKRADLIFYDSDRLKKILNNRWRPVQIIFAGKAHPVDDEGKRMIQRIFNYAHDPSLGGRIAFVENYNEQLAQYMVHGVDVWLNNPIPPLEACGTSGMKASLNGVPHLSILDGWWIEGYNGNNGWAFKGVGDNSDAEAIYDLIEKKIIPLYYRVDEFGIPVEWVKVMKEAIKSIGSQFSARRMVKEYVQKFYQNALKSAK
- a CDS encoding DUF4079 family protein; translation: MTKEMSDIHSYSPIINLLGYIHGTYNFFVFIAFIYQSIIGLRIRKERLQGNPPNIHTIRKHRKSGPIFAVEGVIGFLAGMTIVYIAEGHIMVYPLHFFIGLLITLSIIITLILSKKIKSRESKWRTLHLASGILIICLYVIQIFIGIKIIFT
- a CDS encoding transaldolase; amino-acid sequence: MKPKNLRTRIFLDGGDPDETRQILQNMGFIDGQTTNPTLIAKNPIARQRMEKGEKFKKVEILEFYRSVVKELSNLIPHGSISVEVYADHTTTAEEMIGQAEEMFSWIPNAHIKLPIIPEGLKAAEIAVKKGIRINMTLCFTQEQAAAVYVATLGARKGDVFVSPFVGRLDDRGENGMDLISNIIKMYENGDGHVEVLTASVRNYEHLLCSLKLASDIVTVPFKVLIEWNGKGLQVPDNEYIYKVENLKKIDYKKIDLGKKWQHYEIRHELTDIGLKRFVDDWISLIQ